The following are encoded together in the Phaseolus vulgaris cultivar G19833 chromosome 9, P. vulgaris v2.0, whole genome shotgun sequence genome:
- the LOC137820225 gene encoding pathogen-associated molecular patterns-induced protein A70-like, producing MTPTPSSVYALMATWFTPSYLFIFINLVIGTIAITSRFTNTTKRQRQHQLLRSPSLLDRFSSFRYHKHEPTPTLTPHNVALEPVRTLESPPAVSIISFGPSLDTPEIEEDDQIQSNNSPQLDRVPSSSSLLDRIRSFSFHKERERSEPVQNPDIGMKLVRTPSLMERVRCFSLDLCKVQNESCDSVEQPLSRAPSFLQRLKSLSFNRSESESEVADGGELVEEREGEEGVDAKADDFINRFRQQLRLQRLDSILRCRDMLRGSS from the exons ATGACTCCAACACCTTCTTCAGTTTATGCTCTCATGGCAACTTGGTTCACACCCTCCTatctcttcatcttcatcaacCTTGTCATCGGCACCATAGCCATCACCTCTCGTTTCACCAACACAACCAAACGCCAACGCCAACACCAACTCCTCCGTTCTCCCTCTTTGTTAGACCGCTTCTCATCCTTCCGTTATCACAAACATGAACCGACACCAACGTTAACGCCTCACAACGTTGCTCTGGAGCCTGTCCGGACTCTAGAATCGCCGCCGGCGGTTTCGATCATCTCCTTCGGTCCCAGTTTAGATACGCCTGAGATCGAAGAAGATGATCAAATTCAGAGTAATAATTCACCCCAGTTGGACCGGGTTCCCTCTTCGTCGTCGTTGTTAGACCGGATTAGgtcttttagttttcataaaG AAAGGGAAAGATCTGAGCCGGTCCAAAATCCTGATATTGGAATGAAGCTGGTTCGAACTCCATCTTTAATGGAGCGTGTGAGGTGTTTTAGTCTGGATTTGTGTAAAGTCCAGAATGAAAGCTGTGACTCCGTTGAGCAGCCATTGAGCCGTGCTCCTTCCTTCCTCCAGCGGCTCAAGTCGTTGAGTTTTAACAGATCGGAGTCGGAAAGTGAGGTGGCGGACGGTGGGGAGTTGGTGGAGGAGAGGGAAGGAGAGGAAGGGGTGGACGCCAAGGCTGATGATTTCATCAACAGGTTTAGGCAGCAACTGAGGTTGCAAAGGCTTGACTCTATTCTACGTTGCAGGGATATGCTGAGAGGAAGCTCATAA
- the LOC137820224 gene encoding translation machinery-associated protein 22, with product MAEKPQPVRMLYCGVCSLPPEYCEFGSDFEKCKPWLIQNVPDLYPNLLKEANDKEADKVSDKLQSTGISSGAGDGAASSAPKQEEVKRLPGGKIKKKEKQEVIIEKVVRNKRKCITTVKGLELFGVKLSDASKKLGKKFATGASVVKGPTEKEQIDVQGDIAYDIVEFITDTWPDVPETAIFFIEDGRKVPAA from the exons ATGGCGGAGAAACCCCAACCGGTTCGGATGCTGTACTGTGGGGTGTGCAGCTTGCCTCCCGAATACTGCGAATTTGGATCCGATTTCGAGAAATGCAAACCCTGGTTGATCCAAAACGTCCCTGACCTATACCCTAATCTTCTTAAAG AGGCAAATGATAAGGAAGCTGATAAAGTTTCTGACAAGCTGCAAAGTACCGGTATATCATCAGGAGCTGGTGATGGAGCTGCTTCCTCAG CACCGAAGCAAGAAGAGGTGAAGCGTCTTCCTGGtgggaagataaagaagaag GAGAAGCAAGAGGTGATTATTGAAAAGGTTGTACGTAACAAGCGAAAGTGTATCACCACTGTGAAGGGCCTGGAGCTTTTCG GTGTCAAGCTTAGCGATGCTTCCAAGAAACTCGGGAAAAAGTTTGCTACAGGAGCCTCTGTTGTCAAG GGACCAACTGAGAAAGAACAAATTGATGTTCAAGGGGATATAGCTTATGACATCGTGGAATTCATTACAGATACATGGCCTGAT GTTCCAGAAACAGCAATTTTCTTTATAGAAGATGGGAGAAAGGTTCCAGCTGCTTGA